From the Chloroflexus aurantiacus J-10-fl genome, one window contains:
- a CDS encoding response regulator, protein MSSILLVDDHAVLRAGLRLLLDGQPDLRVIGEAEDVRTAVVQATTLQPDLILLDLSLTGSSGLAAIPALRAVAPHSRILVLTMHDDEGYVRQALAAGANGYVLKRAADAELIAAIRAVLRGELYIHPALTRQLLEDLLPQTPALNPWESLSEREREVLLLVARGYTAAEIAEQLSLSPKTVETYRTRGMEKLGLRSRAALVQYALNHNLLTPT, encoded by the coding sequence ATGAGCAGCATTCTCTTAGTTGATGATCACGCTGTGCTGCGTGCCGGTTTACGGCTTCTGCTCGACGGGCAACCCGATCTGCGCGTTATCGGCGAGGCGGAAGATGTACGGACAGCCGTGGTGCAGGCCACTACTCTGCAGCCCGACCTGATCCTGCTCGATCTCAGCCTGACCGGGAGCAGTGGTCTGGCAGCCATTCCAGCCTTACGCGCAGTAGCTCCGCACAGTCGCATCCTGGTGCTTACCATGCACGATGACGAAGGGTACGTGCGACAGGCTCTGGCTGCCGGTGCCAACGGCTATGTTCTGAAGCGTGCCGCTGACGCCGAACTGATTGCGGCGATTCGGGCAGTTCTACGCGGGGAACTTTACATCCATCCAGCGCTAACCCGTCAGTTACTAGAGGATTTGCTTCCACAGACACCGGCTCTGAATCCCTGGGAAAGTCTGAGCGAGCGCGAACGCGAGGTTCTCTTGCTGGTCGCCCGTGGCTACACTGCCGCCGAGATTGCCGAACAATTGAGCCTCAGTCCCAAAACGGTCGAAACCTATCGCACCCGTGGCATGGAGAAACTTGGCCTGCGCTCGCGCGCCGCGCTGGTGCAGTACGCACTCAACCATAACCTGTTGACACCGACCTGA
- a CDS encoding 4Fe-4S dicluster domain-containing protein, with translation MTRQPTIPLTPVSRRGLLGALVAGAGALAAASVQAGLPASTGKSADTIDVLSPEEALAAYEAEIARLRATKVSGTPLDHLERMRAELLRALAKPVAERRWVMVIDLRACVGCHGCTIACVAENKLPPGVVYRPVIDEEIGRYPNVTRRFIPRPCMQCDNPPCTGVCPVSATFTNEHGVVEVDYEQCIGCRACIAACPYGARTFDFGYTYTADTTDPGVMFGADQAATYETVTTFEYGKAHARRNLHDSPVGNVRKCHFCMHRVLNGQLPACVTTCIGRATFFGDANDPDSLVSELIAKPNVMRLKEDLGTEPRVYYLQ, from the coding sequence ATGACCCGGCAACCAACTATCCCCTTAACCCCGGTAAGCCGCAGAGGTTTACTCGGTGCACTGGTAGCCGGCGCCGGTGCCCTCGCTGCGGCTTCAGTACAGGCAGGTCTCCCTGCCAGCACCGGAAAATCAGCCGACACTATCGATGTGCTTTCGCCTGAAGAAGCCCTGGCCGCCTACGAAGCCGAGATTGCTCGCCTCCGTGCAACCAAAGTGAGCGGTACACCCCTCGATCATCTGGAGCGGATGCGGGCCGAACTGCTGCGGGCACTCGCCAAACCGGTCGCCGAACGCCGTTGGGTGATGGTGATTGATCTCCGCGCCTGCGTCGGTTGTCACGGTTGCACCATCGCCTGCGTGGCCGAGAACAAACTGCCACCCGGCGTGGTCTACCGACCGGTGATCGACGAAGAGATCGGTCGCTACCCCAATGTCACGCGCCGCTTCATTCCCCGACCCTGTATGCAATGCGACAATCCGCCCTGCACCGGGGTTTGCCCGGTCTCGGCCACCTTCACCAACGAGCATGGCGTCGTCGAAGTAGACTACGAGCAGTGCATTGGCTGCCGTGCCTGTATCGCTGCGTGTCCGTATGGTGCGCGCACCTTCGATTTCGGATACACCTACACCGCCGACACCACCGACCCTGGCGTCATGTTTGGCGCCGATCAGGCAGCGACCTACGAGACGGTCACCACCTTCGAGTACGGCAAAGCCCACGCACGGCGCAACCTCCACGACTCGCCGGTTGGGAACGTGCGTAAATGCCACTTCTGCATGCACCGGGTACTCAACGGTCAACTCCCGGCCTGTGTCACGACCTGCATCGGGCGCGCCACCTTCTTCGGTGATGCCAATGATCCCGATAGCCTGGTTAGCGAACTGATTGCCAAACCCAATGTCATGCGGTTGAAAGAAGACCTCGGCACCGAGCCGCGTGTCTACTATTTGCAGTGA
- the nrfD gene encoding NrfD/PsrC family molybdoenzyme membrane anchor subunit, which yields MLKRLLYLAGTLGLLVGLWGLYDRLVYGHMHANYGSYVVWGLWVALYMFFAGVATGAFMLATLDLLFELPIFRGSGRMALWGSLVAMPAGLVAIGLDLGHMTRIWKVYLQPNFGSVMAQLVWGYTIFLGIVVISLWLSLRPQPSRWLKPVMAIGLILAIFLSGGIGALLGVNQNRISWHVSNLPAQFPVFNLTSGVALMLIAIGWFGPLRDPRRSQQLRILSLAMVVLLLVKGYYLWSDVSQALYQNSSHGAAAINLVLFGPYGWAFWLLQLGLGMLIPLIVLTMPVGQRGFAAGLMGVCVLIGLAVARANIIFPALSLPELQGLGEAFHGPHLSFTYSPSLMEWAVTAGIVGAATIGFLLGTDRLPLFNRLPTEASSAAD from the coding sequence ATGCTTAAGCGACTCCTCTATCTCGCCGGCACCCTTGGCCTGCTCGTCGGCCTGTGGGGATTGTACGACCGCCTTGTCTACGGTCATATGCATGCCAATTACGGCTCATACGTTGTCTGGGGGCTGTGGGTAGCGCTGTATATGTTCTTCGCCGGGGTAGCAACCGGAGCCTTTATGCTGGCAACCCTCGATCTGCTCTTCGAGCTGCCGATCTTCCGTGGGAGCGGACGCATGGCACTCTGGGGATCGCTGGTGGCAATGCCGGCAGGGCTGGTAGCAATCGGCCTTGACCTCGGTCACATGACGCGCATCTGGAAAGTCTATCTCCAGCCCAATTTCGGTTCGGTTATGGCGCAACTGGTCTGGGGCTACACCATCTTTTTGGGTATCGTTGTGATCAGCCTCTGGCTCAGTTTACGGCCACAACCCTCACGCTGGTTAAAGCCGGTAATGGCAATTGGCCTTATTCTCGCCATCTTCCTCAGTGGTGGGATCGGTGCCCTGCTCGGTGTCAACCAAAACCGGATCAGTTGGCACGTCAGCAACTTACCGGCGCAGTTCCCCGTCTTCAACCTCACCTCTGGTGTGGCGCTAATGCTGATCGCCATCGGCTGGTTCGGCCCACTCCGCGATCCACGCCGCTCGCAACAGTTACGCATTCTCAGCCTGGCGATGGTCGTGCTTTTGCTGGTGAAAGGCTACTACCTCTGGAGCGACGTCTCGCAAGCCCTCTACCAGAACAGTAGCCACGGCGCAGCAGCGATCAATCTCGTCCTGTTTGGCCCCTACGGCTGGGCATTCTGGCTGTTGCAACTCGGACTCGGCATGCTGATCCCGCTCATTGTGCTGACTATGCCGGTTGGACAGCGCGGCTTTGCTGCCGGTTTGATGGGTGTATGTGTGCTGATCGGCCTGGCGGTAGCGCGTGCCAACATCATCTTCCCGGCTCTCAGCCTGCCCGAACTGCAAGGTCTGGGTGAAGCGTTCCACGGCCCACATCTGAGCTTCACCTACAGCCCCAGTTTGATGGAATGGGCGGTTACGGCGGGTATCGTCGGTGCTGCAACCATCGGGTTCCTGCTCGGCACAGATCGATTACCGCTCTTCAATCGTCTACCAACGGAAGCAAGTAGCGCTGCCGATTAG
- a CDS encoding molybdopterin-dependent oxidoreductase: MKRQPETSTRTDQSMSRRDFLKTSALLGGGAALLGFGPLAGLARGEAPALELPLVDAANSIQTVCLQCNTGCGLKVKLIDGVAAKLEGNPYSPWTMEPPLPFSTPISASGSIDGALCPKGHAGIQTAYDPYRLMRVLKRKPGTPRGGGQWITIDFDQAITEIVEGGDLFGEGPVEGLRALYALKDAKLAKEMANAVNAILAARPEEKPALVEQFKRDFADHLDVLIDPDHPDLGPKNNQFAFVWGRLKNGRGDLVQRFVKKGFGSVNANGHTTVCQGSLYFTGKAMSEQFDPKTGKFSGGQKFYWQADLGNAEFVIFVGTNHFEANYGPTPQSPRITQGVINSRLRYVVLDPRLSKLASKAWKWLPIKPGTDAAFAMAMIRWIIEQQRYNTRFLAAANKAAAAANGEPSWTNATWLVKVKDGVPGKFLRASEIGLTTVVEETDAEGKKTKAYVTADGTRFSFDPFVALVNGVPTPIDPNDPEAAPVIGDLLVDTELNGIAVKSSLQVIYEAASTHTIEEWAAIADVKAEDIIEIAYEFTSHGTRAVADIHRGPSQHTNGFYTNFAFYTLNALIGNFDHRGGLIKPTTYDRLGTKAKGPFEVEKMTNGANVPFGIDLLRTNTAYEKSTLFNGYPARRPWFPLATDVYQEDIPSMGDAYPYQIKVAMFYMSAINYALPAAQTTIEILADPKKIPLIITSDVMVGETSTYADYIFPDLSFLERWEFHGSHPSVPWKVENIRQPAISLPNWPTVKVFGEEIPLSFEALVLAIAERLELPGFGPNGFGEGIPFTRPEHLYLKLAANIAFGEKEDGSDGVPPADYAELEVFRRARRFLPPSVFDEAKWRAAIGNDEQLWRQTVYVLNRGGRYQAYEKGWKGDLAGNPYAKQINLYQEKTATTINSMTGDHLIGYPTYIPAGLAADGTPIVDEGYDLHLVTYKEAMMAKARGIADYWLLALMPENAILINRLDAERLGLRNGDRVRISSASNPDGVWDLQNGTRKPMIGKVKVIEGIRPGVISFPLGWGHFASGASDIVIDGVTIPADPRRAAGIHANAAMRVDPVLGNVTLSDLVGGSAVFYDTKVKLERVG, encoded by the coding sequence ATGAAACGGCAACCTGAAACATCCACTCGCACCGACCAAAGCATGAGTCGACGCGACTTTCTCAAGACTTCGGCTCTGCTCGGTGGCGGCGCTGCGCTCCTCGGCTTTGGCCCGCTGGCCGGCCTGGCTCGCGGCGAAGCACCGGCACTCGAACTGCCGCTCGTCGATGCGGCCAACTCTATCCAGACGGTCTGTTTGCAATGCAATACCGGCTGCGGTCTCAAAGTCAAACTGATCGATGGCGTCGCAGCCAAGCTGGAAGGTAATCCGTACAGCCCGTGGACGATGGAACCGCCATTGCCTTTCAGCACCCCAATTAGCGCCAGCGGCTCCATTGACGGCGCGCTCTGCCCGAAAGGTCATGCCGGCATCCAGACCGCCTACGACCCGTACCGACTGATGCGGGTGCTCAAACGCAAACCGGGCACACCGCGCGGTGGCGGCCAATGGATCACCATTGACTTCGACCAGGCAATTACTGAGATTGTGGAAGGTGGCGATCTGTTCGGCGAAGGGCCGGTAGAAGGGCTGCGCGCGCTCTATGCCCTCAAGGACGCCAAACTGGCCAAAGAGATGGCAAACGCGGTCAATGCAATTTTAGCCGCCAGGCCGGAAGAGAAACCGGCCCTCGTCGAGCAATTCAAACGCGACTTTGCCGACCATCTCGATGTACTGATCGATCCTGACCATCCCGATCTGGGGCCAAAGAACAATCAATTCGCCTTCGTTTGGGGACGGTTGAAGAACGGTCGTGGCGACCTCGTGCAACGCTTCGTCAAGAAAGGCTTCGGTTCGGTCAACGCCAACGGCCACACCACCGTTTGCCAGGGATCGCTCTATTTCACCGGCAAAGCGATGAGCGAGCAGTTCGATCCCAAGACCGGCAAATTCAGTGGCGGCCAGAAATTCTACTGGCAGGCCGATTTGGGTAATGCCGAATTCGTCATCTTTGTCGGTACCAACCACTTTGAAGCCAACTACGGCCCCACTCCACAATCACCACGCATTACGCAAGGCGTGATCAACAGTCGGCTGCGGTATGTCGTACTTGATCCACGCTTGAGCAAACTGGCCAGCAAAGCCTGGAAATGGCTACCAATCAAACCGGGCACCGACGCCGCCTTCGCAATGGCAATGATCCGCTGGATCATCGAACAGCAGCGCTACAACACTCGTTTCCTCGCCGCTGCCAACAAAGCCGCCGCTGCCGCCAACGGCGAACCGAGCTGGACCAATGCCACCTGGCTGGTGAAGGTCAAAGACGGCGTACCGGGCAAGTTCCTCCGTGCCAGTGAGATTGGATTGACGACTGTCGTTGAAGAGACCGATGCCGAAGGGAAGAAGACGAAAGCGTATGTGACGGCTGATGGCACGCGCTTCAGCTTCGATCCTTTCGTTGCCCTGGTCAACGGCGTACCGACCCCCATCGATCCGAACGATCCCGAAGCCGCCCCGGTGATTGGTGATCTCCTGGTCGATACTGAACTGAATGGCATCGCGGTGAAGAGTAGCTTGCAGGTGATCTACGAGGCAGCCAGCACGCATACCATTGAGGAATGGGCGGCGATTGCCGATGTGAAAGCGGAAGACATCATCGAGATCGCTTACGAATTTACCAGCCACGGAACGCGCGCAGTGGCCGACATTCACCGGGGCCCATCGCAACACACCAACGGCTTCTACACCAATTTCGCCTTCTACACCCTCAATGCCCTGATCGGCAACTTCGACCACCGCGGCGGGTTGATCAAGCCTACGACCTACGACCGACTGGGGACGAAGGCAAAGGGGCCATTTGAGGTTGAGAAGATGACGAACGGTGCCAACGTCCCGTTTGGCATCGACCTGCTGCGCACGAATACCGCCTACGAAAAATCAACGCTATTCAATGGCTATCCGGCGCGCCGACCATGGTTCCCGCTGGCGACCGATGTCTACCAGGAAGACATCCCCTCGATGGGTGATGCCTATCCGTACCAGATCAAAGTCGCCATGTTCTACATGTCGGCCATCAATTACGCCTTGCCGGCGGCGCAGACGACCATCGAGATACTGGCCGACCCGAAGAAAATCCCGCTGATCATCACCAGCGACGTCATGGTTGGTGAAACCAGCACCTATGCCGACTACATCTTCCCCGACCTGAGCTTCCTTGAGCGCTGGGAATTCCACGGCTCACACCCCAGCGTCCCGTGGAAGGTGGAAAACATTCGCCAGCCTGCGATCAGCTTACCGAACTGGCCAACCGTCAAGGTCTTCGGCGAAGAGATTCCGCTCAGCTTCGAGGCACTGGTGCTCGCGATTGCCGAGCGGCTCGAACTACCTGGCTTCGGCCCGAACGGTTTTGGCGAAGGCATCCCCTTCACCCGGCCCGAACACCTCTACCTGAAACTGGCGGCCAACATCGCCTTCGGCGAGAAGGAAGACGGCAGCGATGGCGTACCTCCAGCCGACTATGCCGAATTAGAGGTCTTCCGCCGGGCACGCCGCTTCCTGCCGCCGAGCGTGTTTGATGAAGCCAAATGGCGTGCCGCTATCGGCAATGATGAACAGCTCTGGCGACAAACGGTCTACGTTCTCAACCGTGGTGGCCGCTACCAGGCTTACGAGAAGGGCTGGAAGGGTGATCTGGCCGGCAACCCATACGCCAAACAGATCAACCTGTATCAAGAGAAGACGGCAACCACCATCAACTCCATGACCGGCGATCATCTGATCGGCTACCCGACCTACATCCCGGCTGGTTTGGCTGCCGACGGCACACCAATCGTTGATGAAGGTTACGACCTGCACCTGGTCACCTACAAAGAGGCAATGATGGCGAAGGCGCGTGGCATTGCCGACTACTGGCTCCTCGCCCTAATGCCCGAAAACGCCATCCTGATCAATCGCCTCGATGCCGAACGTCTCGGTTTACGCAACGGTGATCGGGTACGCATCAGCTCGGCCAGCAACCCCGACGGGGTCTGGGATTTGCAGAACGGTACGCGCAAACCGATGATCGGCAAAGTGAAGGTGATCGAGGGCATCCGCCCTGGTGTCATCTCCTTCCCGCTCGGTTGGGGCCACTTCGCCAGCGGCGCCAGCGACATCGTTATTGACGGCGTCACCATCCCCGCCGACCCGCGCCGGGCTGCCGGCATTCACGCCAATGCTGCCATGCGCGTTGATCCAGTACTGGGCAATGTAACCCTGAGCGACCTGGTCGGCGGCAGTGCCGTCTTCTACGACACGAAGGTGAAACTGGAGCGAGTTGGCTAA
- a CDS encoding carboxymuconolactone decarboxylase family protein produces the protein MSQLPEAYRTFLQDYPTVAGVYEQLGAAAAEAGPLDAKTRELVKLAMAAALGSEGAVHSHVHRALAAGATAAEIEHTLILGVTTLGFPTMMMALRWARTALHQATSPQS, from the coding sequence ATGAGTCAACTGCCCGAAGCGTACCGTACCTTTTTGCAAGACTACCCAACGGTAGCCGGCGTGTACGAACAACTGGGTGCAGCAGCAGCCGAGGCCGGCCCACTCGACGCCAAAACCCGCGAACTGGTTAAACTGGCAATGGCAGCCGCTCTCGGCTCAGAGGGTGCCGTCCATTCCCACGTGCATCGTGCGCTGGCAGCAGGCGCAACTGCGGCAGAGATTGAACACACCCTGATCCTGGGCGTAACCACACTTGGCTTCCCAACAATGATGATGGCACTGCGTTGGGCACGTACCGCACTACACCAGGCTACATCACCACAAAGCTAG
- a CDS encoding FmdE family protein codes for MSVDDLIDTTSLELLVAPAPLADFLRQSSAMHRHLCPRQVLGARMGMYAGELLGLTLPQKNKRLYTFVETDGCFADGVSVTTGCWLGRRTMRLMDEGKVAATFVDTQTGQAFRIAPRPNVRDLARQYAPNARSRWHAYLIAYQLMPLTDLLIAQPITLTVDLKAIISRNGLRTTCDHCGEEIINAREVIRDGQTLCRTCGGEGYYTITG; via the coding sequence GTGTCGGTTGATGATCTGATCGATACCACATCGCTGGAACTGCTCGTTGCCCCTGCCCCGTTAGCCGACTTTCTCCGCCAGTCATCGGCAATGCACCGTCATCTCTGCCCACGTCAGGTGCTTGGTGCCCGCATGGGCATGTATGCTGGTGAACTGCTGGGTCTAACCCTGCCTCAAAAGAACAAACGCCTCTACACCTTTGTCGAAACCGACGGCTGTTTTGCCGACGGCGTAAGCGTAACGACCGGTTGCTGGTTGGGGCGCCGCACCATGCGGCTGATGGACGAAGGCAAAGTCGCGGCAACCTTCGTAGACACCCAAACCGGGCAGGCATTCCGCATTGCGCCGCGCCCCAATGTGCGCGATCTGGCCCGGCAGTACGCACCCAACGCCCGCAGCCGCTGGCATGCGTATCTAATCGCCTATCAATTGATGCCACTAACCGATCTCCTCATCGCCCAACCGATCACCCTGACCGTTGATCTCAAGGCCATCATCAGCCGCAACGGTTTACGGACTACCTGCGACCACTGCGGCGAAGAGATCATCAACGCCCGCGAAGTAATCCGCGATGGTCAAACCCTGTGTCGGACGTGTGGGGGGGAGGGGTATTACACGATTACCGGGTAA
- the erpA gene encoding iron-sulfur cluster insertion protein ErpA, with protein sequence MTTVDLNQITFQPATPQPLLTISEAASSRLLKMMQEKELEGYALRVFVAGGGCSGLQYGMTFDDEVREGDNEFYAGNLRVLVDPISAQYLFGASIDFVDTLMGGGFKIDNPNAVSSCGCGHSFRARDTDYSEDDEDAPVGGCSACGM encoded by the coding sequence ATGACAACGGTTGATCTCAATCAGATCACATTCCAACCGGCCACCCCACAACCGCTGCTGACCATCAGCGAAGCGGCGAGCAGCCGTCTGCTCAAGATGATGCAGGAAAAAGAACTGGAAGGCTATGCCTTGCGCGTATTTGTTGCTGGTGGTGGTTGTTCGGGCCTCCAGTACGGCATGACCTTCGACGACGAGGTACGCGAAGGCGACAACGAGTTTTACGCCGGCAACCTGCGGGTACTGGTCGACCCGATCAGCGCCCAATACCTGTTTGGCGCATCGATTGATTTTGTCGATACGCTGATGGGTGGTGGCTTCAAGATTGACAACCCGAATGCCGTTTCCTCGTGCGGTTGTGGCCACTCATTCCGCGCCCGCGACACCGACTACAGCGAAGACGATGAGGACGCGCCGGTCGGTGGATGCAGTGCGTGTGGGATGTAG
- a CDS encoding heme o synthase, whose product MAARSLMRILLVGLGLTLATIISGALVTISASATVCSSWPLCLEELVQSQNPLVWISLLHRLFVALALLAVFAGLVAVWRSSDTAGLPRITAGIAAAFFLLQALAGALLVWGVPAMVADVWHLSGALLAFGAQSLTIALIAVPTPATPERLAGRAAQMQRRLRSLAWWSAAAAGVAALAIGARSVVPGFGMMTAVPTNSVSAVGFAALLSVWMALEARRRLRPVAETPALALALPRYSLFLPALALLALLGAFIPVAGHLISLTAIALLWAATIIAAVILQRVPFSFATATAGVRSQPAWRTVVADYISLTKPKVISLLLVTTLTTMFITEAGLPSWWLVIWTMIGGYLAAGGAGAINCAFDSDIDINMGRTSRRPVPSGRISRRAAFIFGLILSVLSIIVLWVFTTPLAAFFALLGIIYYAWFYTGWLKRSTWQNIIIGGGAGAIPPLVGWTAVTGSVSLMAVVLFAIIFYWTPPHFWALALVKQKDYARAGVPMLPVVAGEAETRWQILVYSAIMVAVSLLPVAIGAMSWIYLIGAVVLGLRFMRDAWAVWRVGDQAAIWGLYKYSLLYLALVFAAMVADRLIIG is encoded by the coding sequence ATGGCAGCGCGTTCTCTAATGCGAATCTTGCTTGTTGGTTTAGGCTTAACGCTGGCCACAATCATCTCAGGTGCACTGGTCACTATCTCGGCCAGTGCGACCGTCTGTTCGTCGTGGCCTTTGTGTCTGGAAGAACTGGTACAGAGCCAGAATCCATTGGTCTGGATATCACTCTTGCACCGACTGTTCGTCGCGCTGGCACTACTGGCTGTGTTCGCCGGTCTGGTAGCTGTCTGGCGGTCATCGGACACTGCCGGGTTACCGCGCATAACGGCAGGTATAGCTGCCGCATTCTTTCTCTTACAGGCTCTGGCAGGCGCGTTGCTGGTCTGGGGCGTTCCGGCGATGGTGGCTGATGTATGGCACCTGAGTGGCGCGCTACTGGCGTTCGGGGCGCAAAGCCTCACCATTGCCCTCATCGCCGTGCCAACGCCGGCCACACCAGAGCGACTGGCCGGGCGAGCGGCACAGATGCAGCGCCGTCTGCGCAGTCTGGCGTGGTGGTCAGCAGCCGCTGCCGGGGTTGCGGCCCTGGCTATCGGCGCACGCAGTGTCGTTCCCGGCTTTGGGATGATGACGGCGGTGCCGACAAACAGCGTCAGTGCAGTCGGCTTTGCCGCTTTGCTGTCGGTGTGGATGGCCCTGGAAGCGCGACGGCGGCTACGACCCGTCGCTGAAACTCCAGCACTGGCGCTGGCGTTGCCGCGCTACAGTCTGTTCCTGCCGGCGCTGGCCTTACTTGCCCTTCTTGGCGCCTTCATCCCGGTGGCTGGACATCTGATCAGTCTGACCGCCATTGCGCTCCTCTGGGCCGCTACGATCATCGCTGCCGTGATCCTGCAACGGGTACCATTCTCATTTGCAACCGCTACCGCAGGTGTGCGTTCGCAGCCGGCCTGGCGAACAGTTGTAGCCGACTATATTAGCCTGACCAAGCCCAAAGTTATTTCGCTGCTCCTGGTAACCACTCTGACCACCATGTTCATCACCGAAGCCGGGCTACCATCGTGGTGGCTGGTGATCTGGACAATGATCGGTGGCTATCTGGCTGCCGGCGGTGCGGGGGCGATCAATTGTGCCTTCGACAGCGATATTGACATCAACATGGGGCGCACCAGCCGGCGTCCGGTACCGAGTGGTCGCATCTCGCGGCGGGCGGCGTTCATCTTTGGTTTGATTTTGAGCGTGCTATCGATCATTGTGCTCTGGGTCTTCACCACACCGCTGGCGGCCTTCTTCGCCTTGCTGGGCATCATCTACTACGCCTGGTTCTATACGGGCTGGCTCAAACGATCAACCTGGCAAAACATCATCATTGGTGGTGGGGCCGGCGCCATTCCGCCACTCGTAGGCTGGACGGCAGTAACCGGTTCGGTTAGCCTGATGGCAGTCGTGCTGTTTGCAATCATTTTCTACTGGACTCCACCCCATTTCTGGGCGTTAGCCCTGGTGAAGCAGAAGGATTATGCGCGGGCCGGCGTGCCAATGTTACCGGTTGTGGCCGGTGAAGCCGAAACGCGCTGGCAGATTCTGGTCTACTCGGCAATCATGGTGGCGGTATCATTGTTGCCGGTAGCGATAGGGGCCATGAGCTGGATATATCTCATCGGGGCAGTCGTCCTGGGTCTACGCTTCATGCGCGATGCCTGGGCCGTGTGGCGCGTGGGCGATCAGGCAGCGATCTGGGGTCTATACAAATACTCGTTGCTCTACCTGGCGCTCGTATTTGCCGCGATGGTGGCCGACCGCCTGATCATCGGCTAA
- a CDS encoding GGDEF domain-containing response regulator: MSEEVHLPTVLFADDDPHIRTLLSDTLTQAGFAVLAAEDGLSLIRIAQEQLPDIILVDLMLPGVDGYEAIRQLRNDTRTAHLPIIIVTARANPSDVVIGFDTGADDYITKPFNEAELVARIRSLLRRITKRPVRNPLTGLPGNVLIGEEIRYRLQRGEPFTLLYTDINEFKAFNDKYGFARGDQVIRLVAELCEQAQQFFAPHAIFVGHIGGDDFVLLCPSTVAADLARWLVDQFEQAALSLYDEEDRQRGYLVGYDRAGNLRHIPLATMAVGGVSSRLDATVDELSREAAAMKHAAKVFGTSAVIIDHVRLR; encoded by the coding sequence GTGTCTGAAGAAGTTCATCTGCCAACAGTTCTTTTCGCCGACGACGACCCCCATATTCGTACCTTGCTCAGTGATACATTGACGCAAGCCGGTTTCGCTGTACTGGCTGCCGAAGATGGGTTGTCGTTGATTCGGATTGCCCAAGAGCAGTTACCAGACATCATTCTCGTTGATCTAATGCTCCCTGGGGTTGATGGTTACGAGGCAATTCGGCAACTGCGGAATGATACCCGCACTGCCCATCTGCCTATCATTATTGTGACTGCACGTGCCAACCCATCTGATGTCGTCATCGGTTTTGATACCGGTGCCGATGATTACATCACCAAGCCGTTCAACGAAGCCGAACTTGTGGCACGTATTCGTTCGTTACTGCGGCGCATAACGAAGCGTCCGGTTCGCAACCCATTGACCGGTTTGCCCGGCAATGTGCTCATCGGTGAGGAAATTCGCTACCGGCTTCAGCGCGGTGAACCATTTACTTTACTTTACACAGACATCAACGAATTCAAGGCGTTTAACGACAAGTATGGCTTTGCCCGTGGTGACCAGGTAATTCGCCTGGTAGCCGAACTTTGCGAGCAGGCACAACAATTCTTTGCACCTCATGCTATCTTTGTCGGCCACATAGGCGGTGATGATTTTGTACTGCTCTGTCCGAGTACAGTTGCTGCTGACCTGGCGCGGTGGCTGGTTGATCAATTTGAACAGGCAGCATTATCGCTCTACGATGAGGAAGACCGCCAACGCGGCTACCTGGTCGGGTATGATCGAGCCGGTAATTTGCGCCATATTCCACTGGCTACGATGGCTGTCGGTGGGGTTTCGAGCCGCCTGGATGCGACCGTTGATGAATTGTCACGGGAAGCAGCAGCCATGAAACACGCGGCCAAGGTCTTTGGTACCAGTGCAGTCATCATTGATCATGTGCGCCTGCGCTAA